In Carya illinoinensis cultivar Pawnee chromosome 16, C.illinoinensisPawnee_v1, whole genome shotgun sequence, a single window of DNA contains:
- the LOC122298718 gene encoding pathogen-associated molecular patterns-induced protein A70-like translates to MFEESMSPTASIWASMNSWFTPAVFFVVVNLMIGTIAITSRLGNQKHQGAGAEAEAEAEASQEYRQHRQLARSPSVLQRLKSINFFYAYRSQEPANTCEKSPESESHFDFKFKQLHEREQPQLPRSTSLLQRLKSINLRSYQSPEPSAPESPDTAISATATSDLHKTREFDINFTTLQQPLENEEEEQSLEENEDEDEEQDQYPDQTMSEIYGRLQGTHATKRSTPQSPTTAITANATSDFLKNHEFDTHFTTLQKPLENEEEEEEQSQQEDEYKEQDQYADQTMNDIYDRLQVTHATKPASDEVPRKPKRKMKKSVSAKLAASQHFEEYDMVEARRPATVREGKVVATEDNEEVDSKADDFINNFKNQLKLQRMNSILRNNEEDHRRLSGN, encoded by the coding sequence ATGTTTGAAGAATCTATGTCCCCTACAGCTTCGATCTGGGCGTCCATGAACAGCTGGTTCACTCCCGCTGTTTTCTTCGTCGTCGTCAATCTCATGATTGGCACCATTGCCATTACTTCGAGATTAGGCAACCAAAAGCACCAAGGAGCAGGAGCAGAAGCAGAAGCAGAAGCAGAAGCATCACAAGAATACCGACAACACCGACAGCTTGCTAGATCTCCATCCGTATTGCAAAGGCTCAAATCGATCAACTTCTTCTACGCCTACAGATCCCAGGAACCAGCTAACACCTGCGAGAAATCCCCTGAATCGGAGAGCCATTTCgatttcaaattcaaacagCTCCATGAACGAGAGCAACCCCAACTTCCCAGATCTACGTCTCTTCTTCAGAGGCTCAAGTCCATTAACCTCCGCAGTTACCAATCCCCCGAGCCCAGCGCGCCAGAGTCTCCGGACACTGCCATTTCCGCTACAGCTACCTCCGATTTGCACAAAACCCGAGAATTCGATATCAATTTCACGACTCTCCAACAACCACTagagaatgaagaagaagagcaaTCCCTGGAAGAAAATGAAGACGAAGACGAAGAACAAGATCAATATCCGGACCAGACCATGAGTGAGATTTACGGCCGGCTACAGGGCACCCACGCTACCAAGCGCAGCACACCACAGTCCCCAACCACTGCCATTACCGCTAACGCTACCTCCGATTTTCTCAAAAACCATGAATTTGATACCCATTTCACGACTCTCCAAAAACCCctagaaaatgaagaagaagaagaagaacagtCCCAGCAAGAAGACGAATACAAAGAACAAGATCAATACGCGGACCAGACCATGAATGATATTTACGACCGGCTACAGGTCACGCACGCTACCAAGCCGGCGTCAGACGAGGTACCGAGAAAGccgaagaggaagatgaagaagtcggTGAGCGCCAAGTTGGCGGCGTCTCAGCATTTTGAAGAGTACGACATGGTTGAGGCTCGCAGGCCGGCGACAGTGAGGGAAGGAAAGGTTGTGGCGACTGAGGACAATGAAGAGGTGGACTCCAAGGCAGACGATTTCATCAACAACTTCAAGAATCAGTTGAAGTTGCAGAGGATGAACTCCATTTTGAGGAACAATGAGGAGGATCACCGCAGGCTGAGTGGTAATTAG